A region of the Silene latifolia isolate original U9 population chromosome 9, ASM4854445v1, whole genome shotgun sequence genome:
TTATAAAACTCTTCAAAAGCAATCTTATTATCACCACCTGAAGAACACTTCTGTTGCCTCATGTCTTTCACTTTATACACCCTATTTTGGCTCCTGCGTCTGTTGATCATTGAATGGAAATAAGAAGAGTTCTCATCACCCTCAGCAATCCAAACTGCTTTAGGTTTTTGACTGAGAAACATGGTTCTGGCTTTTATCATCTCTACCAGTTCAGCAGCACAAACTTTCTCAGCATGACAGAGATCAGGGTTCAAAGGGTCCTGAACCAACTTCATTTGAATGTTTTTAAGAGCTAATTCAGTAACATTTGCTAAGTTCTCAATGTCACTAAATTGCTCCCAATTAAGGTTCCTCAATTCTTTTTTCAAAAGCTTCAATTTAGTGACCACTCTAAACATTGGTGTCCCCTGGACTACAGTACTCCAACACTTGATGACAACAGAATAAAAATCCTTAGAAAGTGCCCACATGTTGTAGTACTTAAAAGATTTAGGACGTTGCTGCTGCAAGCATTCCAAGGAGATGAGACAAGGACAATGGTCAAATAACCCCTCTAGGAGGAAATTTGCGACACTGTCAGGAAAAGTAGTGATCCAATCATCATTTCTCAGTACTCTGGCAATTCTACTATACACTTTGTCACCATTTTCATGTTTATTATTCCATGTAAAGAAGGCACCAGTTGCTTTAAGATCCACCAAGTGGCCATCCTGTGTAACCTGGTGATGTGACAAGAGTCGGTCGTCACAcgtccatcaaacacatttataatactcaacaaactactagttagcggtaagtcgaggtcgatccatgggacggtgtgctttgggttctaagtctatctatctcaatttatgctagtgtcctaatttggttgggtttgtagttgtgtctatactaatgcaagcaataaggtaaaacaagcaataaaaggaaggatgtaaacaaatgattaaatgtgctaggatatcatggggtcatgggggattcatggtgttgatcatacaaacatgtttacaaagttgcaagcaattaatgttgtggaggaaccgagttgggttatatcttacggtccttaggaagagttgggtcccggagccgaatcgattagattgtacaacacctacaagtcgacttactttcctcctaatcaacttctatgcatggtctaacaagactcgagttggtttatatattacgagtcaagttgagtagataagagatggtaaaaatgcaaggattcataggcttagcatttcatcaaacataacatgtgcataaagttgacatcacaacaagcaagcaatttaatcatgtgaacatattagattaagcatgaatcaatcccatgttgactttccttaattacccactaatcctagctaagtaactactcactcatcatcatgggaaacatgtcattaatggtgtcaatcatcacaacaagtataaacatgataatagaatgaagaaatgaacaataaagatcaAAGAGTAAAGGagttataccaacttaagatgatccaaacaataatgcaaagaataatagaagaaacttgatgattgatggaaggttgtcaatctcccaataataacccaataatcttcaattacccaataataaacttgaataataaacttgaacaataattaaagagagattaatgtgtaatttgtggaaagattaaagagtaatctattctaatctactcctaatctaatctaaagaaggattttctactctaaaaacttgtgtATCTCTAATAATACTTcatgatttgattattacaaatggggtatttatagtggaaattaggtggatgcattagggttaactaagggctaaactagtaattacacttttgatatttgagcagggagaagccggtatttcttgaaggaagggcttctttctttgtagcttggagaagacggaATTGTGCTGTGggggaatccgtgcgtattgtggTCGGGACGGGTGGATTCAGGGa
Encoded here:
- the LOC141601513 gene encoding uncharacterized protein LOC141601513; translation: MWALSKDFYSVVIKCWSTVVQGTPMFRVVTKLKLLKKELRNLNWEQFSDIENLANVTELALKNIQMKLVQDPLNPDLCHAEKVCAAELVEMIKARTMFLSQKPKAVWIAEGDENSSYFHSMINRRRSQNRVYKVKDMRQQKCSSGGDNKIAFEEFYKSLLGESQPVTHINQTIVRMGPCLTDEHKSSLLALLSDNEIKKAIFDIPGNKAPGPDGFGSQFFKDAWQIVGHEVSSAVRDAFTKGNILN